In the Theobroma cacao cultivar B97-61/B2 chromosome 1, Criollo_cocoa_genome_V2, whole genome shotgun sequence genome, one interval contains:
- the LOC18614129 gene encoding SKP1-like protein 21 isoform X2 has product MSEVDMAVIKPEMMKSYIWLQTADGSIQQVEQEVAMFCPMICHEVIQKGMGSSKNYAISLPQRVNPAMLSLILDYCRFHQVPGRSNKERKSFDEKFIRMDTKRLCELTSAADSLQLKPLVDLTSRALARIIEGKTPEEIREIFHLPDDLTEEEKLEPLKNTTDDPRIRLLNRLYAKKRKELKEREKLKNVEVEEERVDDRSVDDLLSFINGDNGDSKGIKTSKSKKKNRRRKDQQKSTSANEANKNHSEESNGLNSLCHSSEVGQKIRPSIGATSNLQDVEDDIFANKNEFDDGDIDDEIDPALKEKLDREVEDFARRLNSDWPERMQEILSLGQERKAVHFPLNGNGSIRSRDDFKVRILPQLSSEPGQF; this is encoded by the exons ATGTCAGAGGTTGATATGGCAGTCATTAAACCCGAG ATGATGAAGTCTTATATTTGGCTTCAAACTGCCGATGGCTCAATCCAACAAGTGGAACAAGAGGTTGCAATGTTTTGCCCCATGATATGTCATGAAGTGATACAAAAGGGCATGGGATCCTCCAAGAATTATGCTATATCTCTTCCTCAGCGAGTCAATCCTGCTATGTTAAGCCTAATTCTTGATTATTGCCGATTTCATCAGGTGCCTGGTCGCTCTAACAAG GAACGCAAGTCTTTTGACGAAAAGTTTATTCGAATGGACACAAAGAGGCTCTGTGAGTTGACGTCTGCTGCTGATAGCCTTCAGTTAAAGCCTCTAGTTGATCTTACTAGTCGTGCCCTTGCACGAATAATTGAGGGGAAAACCCCTGAGGAGATACGTGAGATATTTCATTTGCCTGATGATCTTACTGAG GAAGAAAAGTtggagcctttgaaaaacacaACTGATGACCCACGCATTCGACTGTTGAATAGATTGTATGCAAAAAAGAGGAAGGAactaaaagagagagagaaactaaAG AATGTTGAGGTTGAAGAAGAGCGTGTGGACGATCGTTCAGTTGATGACCTCTTGTCGTTTATAAATGGAGACAATGGAG ATTCTAAAGGGATTAAAACttcaaagagtaaaaagaagaACCGAAGAAGAAAAGATCAGCAGAAGAGCACGTCTGCCAATGAAGCCAATAAAAACCATAGTGAG GAGTCAAATGGTCTTAACTCTCTATGCCATAGTTCTGAAGTTGGTCAGAAAATTCGGCCCAGTATTGGTGCTACCTCAAACTTACAGGATGTTGAAGATGATATTTTTGCTAATAAGAATGAGTTTGATGATGGTGATATTGATGATGAGATTGATCCGGCATTGAAGGAAAAACTAGACAG GGAGGTGGAAGATTTTGCCCGTAGATTGAATTCCGATTGGCCAGAAAGAATGCAAGAGATTCTCTCTTTGGGTCAAGAAAGGAAAGCAGTGCATTTTCCGCTTAATGGCAATGGTTCG ATCAGGAGCAGAGATGATTTCAAAGTGAGGATACTTCCTCAGCTTAGTTCAGAGCCTGGACAATTTTGA
- the LOC18614129 gene encoding SKP1-like protein 21 isoform X1 encodes MSEVDMAVIKPEMMKSYIWLQTADGSIQQVEQEVAMFCPMICHEVIQKGMGSSKNYAISLPQRVNPAMLSLILDYCRFHQVPGRSNKERKSFDEKFIRMDTKRLCELTSAADSLQLKPLVDLTSRALARIIEGKTPEEIREIFHLPDDLTEEEKLEPLKNTTDDPRIRLLNRLYAKKRKELKEREKLKNVEVEEERVDDRSVDDLLSFINGDNGDEVREFCFADSKGIKTSKSKKKNRRRKDQQKSTSANEANKNHSEESNGLNSLCHSSEVGQKIRPSIGATSNLQDVEDDIFANKNEFDDGDIDDEIDPALKEKLDREVEDFARRLNSDWPERMQEILSLGQERKAVHFPLNGNGSIRSRDDFKVRILPQLSSEPGQF; translated from the exons ATGTCAGAGGTTGATATGGCAGTCATTAAACCCGAG ATGATGAAGTCTTATATTTGGCTTCAAACTGCCGATGGCTCAATCCAACAAGTGGAACAAGAGGTTGCAATGTTTTGCCCCATGATATGTCATGAAGTGATACAAAAGGGCATGGGATCCTCCAAGAATTATGCTATATCTCTTCCTCAGCGAGTCAATCCTGCTATGTTAAGCCTAATTCTTGATTATTGCCGATTTCATCAGGTGCCTGGTCGCTCTAACAAG GAACGCAAGTCTTTTGACGAAAAGTTTATTCGAATGGACACAAAGAGGCTCTGTGAGTTGACGTCTGCTGCTGATAGCCTTCAGTTAAAGCCTCTAGTTGATCTTACTAGTCGTGCCCTTGCACGAATAATTGAGGGGAAAACCCCTGAGGAGATACGTGAGATATTTCATTTGCCTGATGATCTTACTGAG GAAGAAAAGTtggagcctttgaaaaacacaACTGATGACCCACGCATTCGACTGTTGAATAGATTGTATGCAAAAAAGAGGAAGGAactaaaagagagagagaaactaaAG AATGTTGAGGTTGAAGAAGAGCGTGTGGACGATCGTTCAGTTGATGACCTCTTGTCGTTTATAAATGGAGACAATGGAG ATGAGGTAAGGGAATTCTGTTTTGCAGATTCTAAAGGGATTAAAACttcaaagagtaaaaagaagaACCGAAGAAGAAAAGATCAGCAGAAGAGCACGTCTGCCAATGAAGCCAATAAAAACCATAGTGAG GAGTCAAATGGTCTTAACTCTCTATGCCATAGTTCTGAAGTTGGTCAGAAAATTCGGCCCAGTATTGGTGCTACCTCAAACTTACAGGATGTTGAAGATGATATTTTTGCTAATAAGAATGAGTTTGATGATGGTGATATTGATGATGAGATTGATCCGGCATTGAAGGAAAAACTAGACAG GGAGGTGGAAGATTTTGCCCGTAGATTGAATTCCGATTGGCCAGAAAGAATGCAAGAGATTCTCTCTTTGGGTCAAGAAAGGAAAGCAGTGCATTTTCCGCTTAATGGCAATGGTTCG ATCAGGAGCAGAGATGATTTCAAAGTGAGGATACTTCCTCAGCTTAGTTCAGAGCCTGGACAATTTTGA
- the LOC18614130 gene encoding signal peptide peptidase-like 4 isoform X1 has translation MEINKGVFIVILIVVLSAGLGSAGDIVHQDNVAPKRPGCANNFVLVKVPTWINSLEDNEYVGVGARFGPTLESKEKHASRTRLALADPPDCCSKPRNQLTEGEVILVHRGNCSFTTKANVAEEVGASAILIINNQTELFKMVCESDADVDIQIPAVMLPQDAGSNLEKYINNNTMVSVALYSPKRPAVDVAEVFLWLMAVGTILCASYWSAWTAREVAIEQDKLLKDASEQFLQAGGVGSSGFVDINTTSAILFVVIASCFLVMLYKLMSFWFVEVLVVLFCIGGVEGLQTCLVALLSCFRWFQRFAESFIKVPFFGAVSHLTLAVCPFCIAFAVVWAVYRRISFAWIGQDILGIALIITVLQVVRIPNLKVGTVLLGCAFLYDIFWVFVSKWWFHESVMIVVARGDKSGEDGIPMLLKIPRMFDPWGGYSVIGFGDIILPGLLVAFSLRYDWLAKKNLRAGYFVWAMTAYGVGLLVTYVALNMMDGHGQPALLYIVPFTLGTFITLGKKRGDLKILWTRGEPERPCPHVQLQPLQEK, from the exons ATGGAAATAAATAAGGGTGTgtttatagtaattttaataGTAGTTCTGAGTGCTGGGTTGGGGTCAGCTGGGGACATAGTTCATCAAGACAACGTTGCTCCAAAGAGACCTGGTTGTGCTAACAACTTTGTTCTG GTAAAAGTCCCAACCTGGATTAATAGTTTAGAAGATAATGAGTATGTTGGTGTTGGCGCTCGTTTTGGACCTACTTTGGAGTCCAAGGAAAAACATGCAAGCCGTACAAGGCTTGCTCTTGCAGATCCTCCTGATTGTTGCAGCAAGCCTAGGAATCAG CTTACAGAGGGGGAGGTCATTCTTGTACATCGAGGTAACTGTAGTTTCACAACGAAAGCAAATGTTGCTGAAGAAGTTGGTGCTTCTGCCATCCTCATAATAAACAACCAAACAG AACTGTTCAAGATGGTTTGTGAATCTGACGCGGATGTAGATATACAAATACCAGCTGTCATGCTCCCTCAAGATGCTGGTTCAAATttggaaaaatatataaataacaacACTATGG TTTCTGTTGCGCTTTACTCTCCAAAGCGCCCAGCAGTTGATGTTGCAGAAGTGTTTTTGTGGCTAATGGCCGTTGGTACCATTTTGTGTGCTTCTTATTGGTCTGCATGGACTGCCAGAGAAGTTGCTATTGAGCAAGACAAGTTACTAAAG GATGCATCAGAACAATTTCTACAAGCCGGAGGTGTAGGTTCGAGTGGTTTTGTTGACATAAATACAACATCAGCAATTCTCTTTGTTGTgattgcttcatgtttcttggTCATGCTTTACAAACTTATGTCATTCTGGTTTGTTGAGGTTCTGGTGGTTCTGTTTTGCATCGGTGGAGTCGAG GGCCTGCAAACGTGTTTAGTGGCTTTGTTATCATG tttcaGGTGGTTTCAACGCTTTGCAGAATCATTTATCAAAGTACCCTTCTTTGGAGCTGTTTCGCATCTGACACTGGCTGTTTGTCCCTTCTGCATAGCATTTGCTGTTGTTTGGGCAGTGTATCGCCGTATCTCCTTTGCCTGGATAGGTCAAGATATTCTT GGTATTGCACTTATAATCACAGTTCTTCAGGTTGTTCGCATACCAAATCTCAAG GTTGGAACGGTTCTTCTGGGTTGTGCTTTCTTGTATGATATCTTTTGGGTGTTTGTTTCCAAATGGTGGTTTCATGAGAGCGTGATGATAGTG GTAGCTCGTGGTGATAAGAGTGGAGAGGATGGCATACCAATGCTACTAAAAATTCCACGCATGTTTGATCCTTGGGGTGGCTACAGTGTTATTGGATTTGGAGACATAATCTTACCTGGACTGCTTGTGGCATTCTCTCTAAG ATATGATTGGCTGGCAAAGAAAAATCTCCGAGCTGGGTATTTTGTATGGGCAATGACTGCTTATGGTGTAG GTCTTCTGGTCACGTATGTGGCTTTGAACATGATGGATGGACATGGCCAACCAGCTTTGCTTTACATCGTTCCATTCACACTTG GGACCTTTATCACATTGGGAAAGAAGAGGGGAGATCTCAAAATTCTCTGGACAAGAGGAGAACCAGAAAGGCCTTGTCCGCATGTCCAACTTCAGCCCTTACAAGAAAAGTAA
- the LOC18614129 gene encoding SKP1-like protein 21 isoform X5, which produces MSEVDMAVIKPEMMKSYIWLQTADGSIQQVEQEVAMFCPMICHEVIQKGMGSSKNYAISLPQRVNPAMLSLILDYCRFHQVPGRSNKERKSFDEKFIRMDTKRLCELTSAADSLQLKPLVDLTSRALARIIEGKTPEEIREIFHLPDDLTEEEKLEPLKNTTDDPRIRLLNRLYAKKRKELKEREKLKNVEVEEERVDDRSVDDLLSFINGDNGDSKGIKTSKSKKKNRRRKDQQKSTSANEANKNHSEESNGLNSLCHSSEVGQKIRPSIGATSNLQDVEDDIFANKNEFDDGDIDDEIDPALKEKLDREVEDFARRLNSDWPERMQEILSLGQERKAVHFPLNGNGSVRRYSRAEMISK; this is translated from the exons ATGTCAGAGGTTGATATGGCAGTCATTAAACCCGAG ATGATGAAGTCTTATATTTGGCTTCAAACTGCCGATGGCTCAATCCAACAAGTGGAACAAGAGGTTGCAATGTTTTGCCCCATGATATGTCATGAAGTGATACAAAAGGGCATGGGATCCTCCAAGAATTATGCTATATCTCTTCCTCAGCGAGTCAATCCTGCTATGTTAAGCCTAATTCTTGATTATTGCCGATTTCATCAGGTGCCTGGTCGCTCTAACAAG GAACGCAAGTCTTTTGACGAAAAGTTTATTCGAATGGACACAAAGAGGCTCTGTGAGTTGACGTCTGCTGCTGATAGCCTTCAGTTAAAGCCTCTAGTTGATCTTACTAGTCGTGCCCTTGCACGAATAATTGAGGGGAAAACCCCTGAGGAGATACGTGAGATATTTCATTTGCCTGATGATCTTACTGAG GAAGAAAAGTtggagcctttgaaaaacacaACTGATGACCCACGCATTCGACTGTTGAATAGATTGTATGCAAAAAAGAGGAAGGAactaaaagagagagagaaactaaAG AATGTTGAGGTTGAAGAAGAGCGTGTGGACGATCGTTCAGTTGATGACCTCTTGTCGTTTATAAATGGAGACAATGGAG ATTCTAAAGGGATTAAAACttcaaagagtaaaaagaagaACCGAAGAAGAAAAGATCAGCAGAAGAGCACGTCTGCCAATGAAGCCAATAAAAACCATAGTGAG GAGTCAAATGGTCTTAACTCTCTATGCCATAGTTCTGAAGTTGGTCAGAAAATTCGGCCCAGTATTGGTGCTACCTCAAACTTACAGGATGTTGAAGATGATATTTTTGCTAATAAGAATGAGTTTGATGATGGTGATATTGATGATGAGATTGATCCGGCATTGAAGGAAAAACTAGACAG GGAGGTGGAAGATTTTGCCCGTAGATTGAATTCCGATTGGCCAGAAAGAATGCAAGAGATTCTCTCTTTGGGTCAAGAAAGGAAAGCAGTGCATTTTCCGCTTAATGGCAATGGTTCGGTAAGGAGATATTCAA GAGCAGAGATGATTTCAAAGTGA
- the LOC18614129 gene encoding SKP1-like protein 21 isoform X6, which produces MSEVDMAVIKPEMMKSYIWLQTADGSIQQVEQEVAMFCPMICHEVIQKGMGSSKNYAISLPQRVNPAMLSLILDYCRFHQVPGRSNKERKSFDEKFIRMDTKRLCELTSAADSLQLKPLVDLTSRALARIIEGKTPEEIREIFHLPDDLTEEEKLEPLKNTTDDPRIRLLNRLYAKKRKELKEREKLKNVEVEEERVDDRSVDDLLSFINGDNGDEVREFCFADSKGIKTSKSKKKNRRRKDQQKSTSANEANKNHSEESNGLNSLCHSSEVGQKIRPSIGATSNLQDVEDDIFANKNEFDDGDIDDEIDPALKEKLDREVEDFARRLNSDWPERMQEILSLGQERKAVHFPLNGNGSEQR; this is translated from the exons ATGTCAGAGGTTGATATGGCAGTCATTAAACCCGAG ATGATGAAGTCTTATATTTGGCTTCAAACTGCCGATGGCTCAATCCAACAAGTGGAACAAGAGGTTGCAATGTTTTGCCCCATGATATGTCATGAAGTGATACAAAAGGGCATGGGATCCTCCAAGAATTATGCTATATCTCTTCCTCAGCGAGTCAATCCTGCTATGTTAAGCCTAATTCTTGATTATTGCCGATTTCATCAGGTGCCTGGTCGCTCTAACAAG GAACGCAAGTCTTTTGACGAAAAGTTTATTCGAATGGACACAAAGAGGCTCTGTGAGTTGACGTCTGCTGCTGATAGCCTTCAGTTAAAGCCTCTAGTTGATCTTACTAGTCGTGCCCTTGCACGAATAATTGAGGGGAAAACCCCTGAGGAGATACGTGAGATATTTCATTTGCCTGATGATCTTACTGAG GAAGAAAAGTtggagcctttgaaaaacacaACTGATGACCCACGCATTCGACTGTTGAATAGATTGTATGCAAAAAAGAGGAAGGAactaaaagagagagagaaactaaAG AATGTTGAGGTTGAAGAAGAGCGTGTGGACGATCGTTCAGTTGATGACCTCTTGTCGTTTATAAATGGAGACAATGGAG ATGAGGTAAGGGAATTCTGTTTTGCAGATTCTAAAGGGATTAAAACttcaaagagtaaaaagaagaACCGAAGAAGAAAAGATCAGCAGAAGAGCACGTCTGCCAATGAAGCCAATAAAAACCATAGTGAG GAGTCAAATGGTCTTAACTCTCTATGCCATAGTTCTGAAGTTGGTCAGAAAATTCGGCCCAGTATTGGTGCTACCTCAAACTTACAGGATGTTGAAGATGATATTTTTGCTAATAAGAATGAGTTTGATGATGGTGATATTGATGATGAGATTGATCCGGCATTGAAGGAAAAACTAGACAG GGAGGTGGAAGATTTTGCCCGTAGATTGAATTCCGATTGGCCAGAAAGAATGCAAGAGATTCTCTCTTTGGGTCAAGAAAGGAAAGCAGTGCATTTTCCGCTTAATGGCAATGGTTCG GAGCAGAGATGA
- the LOC18614130 gene encoding signal peptide peptidase-like 4 isoform X2, whose product MEINKGVFIVILIVVLSAGLGSAGDIVHQDNVAPKRPGCANNFVLVKVPTWINSLEDNEYVGVGARFGPTLESKEKHASRTRLALADPPDCCSKPRNQLTEGEVILVHRGNCSFTTKANVAEEVGASAILIINNQTELFKMVCESDADVDIQIPAVMLPQDAGSNLEKYINNNTMVSVALYSPKRPAVDVAEVFLWLMAVGTILCASYWSAWTAREVAIEQDKLLKDASEQFLQAGGVGSSGFVDINTTSAILFVVIASCFLVMLYKLMSFWFVEVLVVLFCIGGVEGLQTCLVALLSWWFQRFAESFIKVPFFGAVSHLTLAVCPFCIAFAVVWAVYRRISFAWIGQDILGIALIITVLQVVRIPNLKVGTVLLGCAFLYDIFWVFVSKWWFHESVMIVVARGDKSGEDGIPMLLKIPRMFDPWGGYSVIGFGDIILPGLLVAFSLRYDWLAKKNLRAGYFVWAMTAYGVGLLVTYVALNMMDGHGQPALLYIVPFTLGTFITLGKKRGDLKILWTRGEPERPCPHVQLQPLQEK is encoded by the exons ATGGAAATAAATAAGGGTGTgtttatagtaattttaataGTAGTTCTGAGTGCTGGGTTGGGGTCAGCTGGGGACATAGTTCATCAAGACAACGTTGCTCCAAAGAGACCTGGTTGTGCTAACAACTTTGTTCTG GTAAAAGTCCCAACCTGGATTAATAGTTTAGAAGATAATGAGTATGTTGGTGTTGGCGCTCGTTTTGGACCTACTTTGGAGTCCAAGGAAAAACATGCAAGCCGTACAAGGCTTGCTCTTGCAGATCCTCCTGATTGTTGCAGCAAGCCTAGGAATCAG CTTACAGAGGGGGAGGTCATTCTTGTACATCGAGGTAACTGTAGTTTCACAACGAAAGCAAATGTTGCTGAAGAAGTTGGTGCTTCTGCCATCCTCATAATAAACAACCAAACAG AACTGTTCAAGATGGTTTGTGAATCTGACGCGGATGTAGATATACAAATACCAGCTGTCATGCTCCCTCAAGATGCTGGTTCAAATttggaaaaatatataaataacaacACTATGG TTTCTGTTGCGCTTTACTCTCCAAAGCGCCCAGCAGTTGATGTTGCAGAAGTGTTTTTGTGGCTAATGGCCGTTGGTACCATTTTGTGTGCTTCTTATTGGTCTGCATGGACTGCCAGAGAAGTTGCTATTGAGCAAGACAAGTTACTAAAG GATGCATCAGAACAATTTCTACAAGCCGGAGGTGTAGGTTCGAGTGGTTTTGTTGACATAAATACAACATCAGCAATTCTCTTTGTTGTgattgcttcatgtttcttggTCATGCTTTACAAACTTATGTCATTCTGGTTTGTTGAGGTTCTGGTGGTTCTGTTTTGCATCGGTGGAGTCGAG GGCCTGCAAACGTGTTTAGTGGCTTTGTTATCATG GTGGTTTCAACGCTTTGCAGAATCATTTATCAAAGTACCCTTCTTTGGAGCTGTTTCGCATCTGACACTGGCTGTTTGTCCCTTCTGCATAGCATTTGCTGTTGTTTGGGCAGTGTATCGCCGTATCTCCTTTGCCTGGATAGGTCAAGATATTCTT GGTATTGCACTTATAATCACAGTTCTTCAGGTTGTTCGCATACCAAATCTCAAG GTTGGAACGGTTCTTCTGGGTTGTGCTTTCTTGTATGATATCTTTTGGGTGTTTGTTTCCAAATGGTGGTTTCATGAGAGCGTGATGATAGTG GTAGCTCGTGGTGATAAGAGTGGAGAGGATGGCATACCAATGCTACTAAAAATTCCACGCATGTTTGATCCTTGGGGTGGCTACAGTGTTATTGGATTTGGAGACATAATCTTACCTGGACTGCTTGTGGCATTCTCTCTAAG ATATGATTGGCTGGCAAAGAAAAATCTCCGAGCTGGGTATTTTGTATGGGCAATGACTGCTTATGGTGTAG GTCTTCTGGTCACGTATGTGGCTTTGAACATGATGGATGGACATGGCCAACCAGCTTTGCTTTACATCGTTCCATTCACACTTG GGACCTTTATCACATTGGGAAAGAAGAGGGGAGATCTCAAAATTCTCTGGACAAGAGGAGAACCAGAAAGGCCTTGTCCGCATGTCCAACTTCAGCCCTTACAAGAAAAGTAA
- the LOC18614129 gene encoding SKP1-like protein 21 isoform X3: MSEVDMAVIKPEMMKSYIWLQTADGSIQQVEQEVAMFCPMICHEVIQKGMGSSKNYAISLPQRVNPAMLSLILDYCRFHQVPGRSNKERKSFDEKFIRMDTKRLCELTSAADSLQLKPLVDLTSRALARIIEGKTPEEIREIFHLPDDLTEEEKLEPLKNTTDDPRIRLLNRLYAKKRKELKEREKLKNVEVEEERVDDRSVDDLLSFINGDNGDEVREFCFADSKGIKTSKSKKKNRRRKDQQKSTSANEANKNHSEESNGLNSLCHSSEVGQKIRPSIGATSNLQDVEDDIFANKNEFDDGDIDDEIDPALKEKLDREVEDFARRLNSDWPERMQEILSLGQERKAVHFPLNGNGSVRRYSRAEMISK, encoded by the exons ATGTCAGAGGTTGATATGGCAGTCATTAAACCCGAG ATGATGAAGTCTTATATTTGGCTTCAAACTGCCGATGGCTCAATCCAACAAGTGGAACAAGAGGTTGCAATGTTTTGCCCCATGATATGTCATGAAGTGATACAAAAGGGCATGGGATCCTCCAAGAATTATGCTATATCTCTTCCTCAGCGAGTCAATCCTGCTATGTTAAGCCTAATTCTTGATTATTGCCGATTTCATCAGGTGCCTGGTCGCTCTAACAAG GAACGCAAGTCTTTTGACGAAAAGTTTATTCGAATGGACACAAAGAGGCTCTGTGAGTTGACGTCTGCTGCTGATAGCCTTCAGTTAAAGCCTCTAGTTGATCTTACTAGTCGTGCCCTTGCACGAATAATTGAGGGGAAAACCCCTGAGGAGATACGTGAGATATTTCATTTGCCTGATGATCTTACTGAG GAAGAAAAGTtggagcctttgaaaaacacaACTGATGACCCACGCATTCGACTGTTGAATAGATTGTATGCAAAAAAGAGGAAGGAactaaaagagagagagaaactaaAG AATGTTGAGGTTGAAGAAGAGCGTGTGGACGATCGTTCAGTTGATGACCTCTTGTCGTTTATAAATGGAGACAATGGAG ATGAGGTAAGGGAATTCTGTTTTGCAGATTCTAAAGGGATTAAAACttcaaagagtaaaaagaagaACCGAAGAAGAAAAGATCAGCAGAAGAGCACGTCTGCCAATGAAGCCAATAAAAACCATAGTGAG GAGTCAAATGGTCTTAACTCTCTATGCCATAGTTCTGAAGTTGGTCAGAAAATTCGGCCCAGTATTGGTGCTACCTCAAACTTACAGGATGTTGAAGATGATATTTTTGCTAATAAGAATGAGTTTGATGATGGTGATATTGATGATGAGATTGATCCGGCATTGAAGGAAAAACTAGACAG GGAGGTGGAAGATTTTGCCCGTAGATTGAATTCCGATTGGCCAGAAAGAATGCAAGAGATTCTCTCTTTGGGTCAAGAAAGGAAAGCAGTGCATTTTCCGCTTAATGGCAATGGTTCGGTAAGGAGATATTCAA GAGCAGAGATGATTTCAAAGTGA
- the LOC18614129 gene encoding SKP1-like protein 21 isoform X4, whose protein sequence is MSEVDMAVIKPEMMKSYIWLQTADGSIQQVEQEVAMFCPMICHEVIQKGMGSSKNYAISLPQRVNPAMLSLILDYCRFHQVPGRSNKERKSFDEKFIRMDTKRLCELTSAADSLQLKPLVDLTSRALARIIEGKTPEEIREIFHLPDDLTEEEKLEPLKNTTDDPRIRLLNRLYAKKRKELKEREKLKNVEVEEERVDDRSVDDLLSFINGDNGDEVREFCFADSKGIKTSKSKKKNRRRKDQQKSTSANEANKNHSEESNGLNSLCHSSEVGQKIRPSIGATSNLQDVEDDIFANKNEFDDGDIDDEIDPALKEKLDREVEDFARRLNSDWPERMQEILSLGQERKAVHFPLNGNGSVRRYSNQEQR, encoded by the exons ATGTCAGAGGTTGATATGGCAGTCATTAAACCCGAG ATGATGAAGTCTTATATTTGGCTTCAAACTGCCGATGGCTCAATCCAACAAGTGGAACAAGAGGTTGCAATGTTTTGCCCCATGATATGTCATGAAGTGATACAAAAGGGCATGGGATCCTCCAAGAATTATGCTATATCTCTTCCTCAGCGAGTCAATCCTGCTATGTTAAGCCTAATTCTTGATTATTGCCGATTTCATCAGGTGCCTGGTCGCTCTAACAAG GAACGCAAGTCTTTTGACGAAAAGTTTATTCGAATGGACACAAAGAGGCTCTGTGAGTTGACGTCTGCTGCTGATAGCCTTCAGTTAAAGCCTCTAGTTGATCTTACTAGTCGTGCCCTTGCACGAATAATTGAGGGGAAAACCCCTGAGGAGATACGTGAGATATTTCATTTGCCTGATGATCTTACTGAG GAAGAAAAGTtggagcctttgaaaaacacaACTGATGACCCACGCATTCGACTGTTGAATAGATTGTATGCAAAAAAGAGGAAGGAactaaaagagagagagaaactaaAG AATGTTGAGGTTGAAGAAGAGCGTGTGGACGATCGTTCAGTTGATGACCTCTTGTCGTTTATAAATGGAGACAATGGAG ATGAGGTAAGGGAATTCTGTTTTGCAGATTCTAAAGGGATTAAAACttcaaagagtaaaaagaagaACCGAAGAAGAAAAGATCAGCAGAAGAGCACGTCTGCCAATGAAGCCAATAAAAACCATAGTGAG GAGTCAAATGGTCTTAACTCTCTATGCCATAGTTCTGAAGTTGGTCAGAAAATTCGGCCCAGTATTGGTGCTACCTCAAACTTACAGGATGTTGAAGATGATATTTTTGCTAATAAGAATGAGTTTGATGATGGTGATATTGATGATGAGATTGATCCGGCATTGAAGGAAAAACTAGACAG GGAGGTGGAAGATTTTGCCCGTAGATTGAATTCCGATTGGCCAGAAAGAATGCAAGAGATTCTCTCTTTGGGTCAAGAAAGGAAAGCAGTGCATTTTCCGCTTAATGGCAATGGTTCGGTAAGGAGATATTCAA ATCAGGAGCAGAGATGA